In Bradyrhizobium guangxiense, the following are encoded in one genomic region:
- a CDS encoding respiratory chain complex I subunit 1 family protein gives MTALSDILSQGAQMSLVLGGAPLLTGFVRKVKARLLRRRGPPLLQPYRDLIRLMRKDVVLADNASWLFRVIPYLIFAGTWVAASLVPTFGNGLLFSWTADLIAIIALLGSARFFQALAGMDVGTAFGGIGSSREGMIASLAEPAMLITVFSVAMIAGSTQLSNVAEFMGSDAVGLRVSLGMAFVALTIVALAENARIPVDNPATHLELTMVHEAMVLEYSGRHLALIDLSSQLKLLLYVSLIACVFLPWGTATADAGAGRLAFGALLYFGKLTVLGFLLAVFETSIAKMRVFRIPEFLGAALMLALLATLLRFVSGSL, from the coding sequence ATGACCGCGCTGAGCGACATCCTCTCCCAGGGCGCCCAGATGTCGCTGGTGCTGGGGGGCGCGCCGCTGCTGACGGGTTTCGTGCGGAAGGTGAAAGCTCGGCTGCTGCGCCGTCGCGGGCCGCCGCTGCTCCAGCCCTATCGCGACCTCATCCGCCTGATGCGCAAGGATGTCGTGCTCGCGGACAACGCATCCTGGCTGTTCCGCGTCATTCCCTATCTGATTTTCGCGGGCACCTGGGTCGCCGCCTCGCTGGTGCCGACTTTCGGCAATGGCCTGTTGTTCTCCTGGACCGCTGATCTCATCGCCATCATTGCGCTGCTCGGCAGCGCCCGTTTCTTCCAGGCGCTCGCCGGCATGGATGTCGGCACCGCCTTCGGCGGCATCGGCTCCAGCCGCGAGGGCATGATCGCCTCTCTCGCCGAGCCCGCGATGCTGATCACAGTGTTCTCGGTCGCGATGATCGCGGGCTCGACGCAGCTCTCCAACGTCGCCGAGTTCATGGGCTCTGACGCGGTCGGCCTGCGTGTGTCCCTGGGCATGGCGTTTGTGGCGTTGACCATCGTGGCGCTGGCGGAGAATGCCCGTATCCCGGTCGATAACCCCGCCACCCATCTCGAGCTCACCATGGTGCATGAGGCCATGGTGCTGGAATATTCTGGGCGGCATCTCGCGCTGATCGACCTGTCGTCGCAGCTCAAGCTCCTGCTCTATGTCTCGCTGATCGCCTGCGTGTTCCTGCCATGGGGCACGGCGACTGCGGACGCGGGCGCCGGGAGGCTCGCCTTCGGCGCGCTGCTCTATTTCGGCAAGCTGACGGTACTCGGCTTCCTGCTCGCCGTGTTCGAGACGTCGATCGCCAAGATGCGCGTGTTCAGGATTCCGGAGTTCTTGGGCGCGGCGCTGATGCTGGCGTTGCTTGCCACCCTGTTGCGCTTCGTGTCGGGGAGCCTCTGA
- a CDS encoding hydrogenase-4 component E, with protein MSSLQFDIAHLLAGSLVLASFMMLYQDRLYALLNVYALHAGVLALSVAWQAYVQHAPHLYVTALIALVFKAIIIPVALHRIIKRLGIHREIENVIGIGLTMMAGIGLVALSMVVMLRVTPSADALAREDLAFALSVVLLGLLIMVTRRNAVSQVVGFMSLENGLVLAATGAKGMPLVVEISVAFSVLIAFIVIGVFLFRIRERFDSVDVQELDRFRGERR; from the coding sequence ATGAGCAGCCTGCAATTCGACATCGCCCATCTGCTCGCCGGCTCCCTCGTGCTGGCGAGCTTCATGATGCTCTATCAGGATCGGCTCTATGCGCTACTCAACGTCTATGCGCTCCATGCCGGCGTGCTGGCGCTGTCGGTAGCCTGGCAGGCCTATGTGCAGCATGCGCCGCATCTCTATGTCACGGCGCTGATCGCGCTGGTGTTCAAGGCCATCATCATCCCGGTGGCGCTGCACCGGATCATCAAGCGGCTCGGCATCCACCGCGAGATCGAGAACGTGATCGGCATCGGGCTGACCATGATGGCCGGCATCGGCCTCGTCGCGCTGTCGATGGTGGTGATGCTGCGGGTGACGCCGAGCGCCGATGCGCTGGCGCGCGAGGACCTTGCCTTCGCGCTGTCGGTGGTGCTGCTGGGGCTCCTGATCATGGTTACGCGACGCAACGCCGTGAGCCAGGTCGTCGGATTCATGTCGTTGGAGAACGGGCTGGTGCTGGCGGCAACCGGCGCCAAGGGTATGCCGCTGGTGGTCGAGATCAGCGTCGCCTTCTCGGTGCTGATCGCCTTCATCGTGATCGGCGTCTTCCTGTTCCGCATCCGCGAGCGTTTTGACAGCGTGGACGTGCAGGAGCTCGATCGCTTTCGCGGAGAGCGGCGATGA